From Alloacidobacterium dinghuense:
TCCGCAAATCGTCGATCAGGAACTCGCCTTTTACTTGAAGCACCAGAATGCCTTCGGCCTGCCGCTCGACAACCGCAAGACCTACACCAAGCTCGACTGGATTGTCTGGACGGCAACACTGAGCACGAAACAGAACGATTTCATTGCGCTCACTGACCCGCTGTACAAATTCATGACCGAATCGCCGACGCGCGTTCCGCTGAGCGACTGGTTTGAGACAACGGATGGCAAACAGGTGGGTTTCCAGGCGCGGTCTGTGGTCGGCGGCGTTTATATGAAAATGTTGGCCGATCCGCAGATGTGGTCGAAGTGGACAGGGAAGGCAAAATAAACTGCCCCCCCTCCCACTGCTTTGCACGGAGATCGTTTCGGGCTCGTTCAAGCCACGTTCAGTTGCTTCAGCAAAAACGCGTAGTCCATCGCGATTTCCTTCAGATAGTCGTAGCGTCCCGATGCGCCGCCATGTCCGGCTGTCATATTCGTGTGCAGCAGCAGGGAATTGTCGTCCGTTTTGAGAGTGCGCAGCTTCGCCACATACTTGGCTGGCTCCCAATACATGACCTGGCTGTCGTAGAGCGACGTCTTCACCAGCATTGCTGGATACGCCTTCGCCTCAAGGTTGTCATACGGGGAGTAGCTGAGCATGTAGTCGAATGCTGCTTTCTCATTCGGATTACCCCACTCTTCATATTCAGGAACTGTCAGCGGTAGCGAGGCATCGAGCATGGTGTTCATCACGTCGACAAAGGGAACATGCGAAATCACGGCGCGGAAGAGATCGGGACGAATGTTGGCGACGGCGCCCATCAGCAATCCGCCAGCGCTGCCGCCTTCCATGGCAACCCGTCCGGGTTCACCGTAGCCGTTTGCGAGCAGGTATTCGGCCGCGGCGATGAAGTCGGTGAAGGTATTGCGCTTCTGCATCAGCCGTCCGGCATCGTGCCACGGCTTGCCCAGATCGCCTCCGCCGCGAATATGCGCGTAGGCCATCACAAAGCCGCGGTCGAGCAGGCTAAGGCGGTTGCCGTTAAATCCAATTGGCAGCGAATATCCGTACGAGCCGTAGCCGTAGACGTAGAGCGGATTCTTGCCGCGCTCAAATTTGTCTTTCCGGTAAACCAGCGAAACTGGAACGGTGACGCCATCAGCAGCCGAGGCAAAGACGCGCTCCGAAGCGTACAGCGTGCGATCGAAGCCGCCGGGAATTTCAAGCTGCTTGAGCAGCTTCGATTCGCCGGTCGTGACGTCGTATTCGTACACCGAACTCGGCGTAACCAGGGACTGGTAGGCGTAGCGGTACGTCGTGGTGTCGAAGATGCGATTCTGATGCGGATGCGCGCTGTAGACCGGCTCGGGAAAAGCAATCTCCACCGAGTTCGGCGTTTCCGTGCCATCTCCGGAAAAGCGCAGCACACGCAAGTGTTGCAGGCCGTCGCGGCGTTCACAGGCAACGTAGAATCCTTTGAATAGATCAACTTCCTCAAGCATTACATCGGCTCTGTGGGGAAGCATTTCTGTCCAGTTCACGATCTCCGGGCTATCCACCGGAACAGTCACCAGCCGGAAATTGCGGCCTGTGTCGTTTACGCGAATGAAGAACAGCCCGTTGCGGTGGTCGAGGTAGTACTCAATGTTGTCACGGCGTGGAGCTACCAGGCGAAACGCGGCCTCTGGCGTATCCGCTGGCAGGAACTGCGCCTCGCTCGTTGTGTGGCTTCCGGCCTCAAGCACGATGTATTTGTCATCGCGCGTGCGTCCAGCACCGATGTTGAAGCGCTCGTCCGTTTCTTCGTAAACGAGCACATCCTGCGCGTGCGAAGTGCTGAGCGTGTGACGAAAAAGCTGATACTGCCGTTTCTGCTCCTCATCCTCGACGGTATAGAAGAGCGTCTTGTTATCTGTGGCCCAGACGATGGAACCGACGCGCTCGACGCGCTCGGAGAGAAGCTCACCTGTGCGGAGATCCTTGACCTGCAGCGTGTACTGCCGGAAGCCCTTGTTGTCGACCGAATAGGCGAGCAGGTTGCCGTCATCGGAGACGGCTGTCGCGCCGACCGCCATGAAGCTCTCACCCTCGGCGAGCTTGTTCACATCCAGAATCACCGCTTCTGGAGCATCCAGGGAGCCCGGCTTACGGCAAAAGATTGGATACTGCAGCCCTTCTTCGGTGCGCGTGTAGTACCAGTAGTCGCCATCGCGAAAGGGAACCGAGACGTCGGTCTCCTTGATGTGGCTCAACATCTCGCGATAGAGCTTCTCCTGCAGCTCCGTCGTCGGCTCAAGAACCGCAGTAGTGTAATCGTTCTCTGCCTTGAGATAGGCGAGCGTATCGGGGCTCTCTTTATCGCGGAGCCACGCGTAGTTGTCAACCAGCGTGTGGCCGTGCAGCGCGGTTTCGGTGTGTTGGGGCTTTGCCACGGGAGGAGTGAGGCGTGTCGCAGTCGTCATAGCTTACTTAGAATATCGTCCAGCCTCATCGATGCCAAAACTGCGGCTTCAGGGCAACCCCA
This genomic window contains:
- a CDS encoding S9 family peptidase; protein product: MTTATRLTPPVAKPQHTETALHGHTLVDNYAWLRDKESPDTLAYLKAENDYTTAVLEPTTELQEKLYREMLSHIKETDVSVPFRDGDYWYYTRTEEGLQYPIFCRKPGSLDAPEAVILDVNKLAEGESFMAVGATAVSDDGNLLAYSVDNKGFRQYTLQVKDLRTGELLSERVERVGSIVWATDNKTLFYTVEDEEQKRQYQLFRHTLSTSHAQDVLVYEETDERFNIGAGRTRDDKYIVLEAGSHTTSEAQFLPADTPEAAFRLVAPRRDNIEYYLDHRNGLFFIRVNDTGRNFRLVTVPVDSPEIVNWTEMLPHRADVMLEEVDLFKGFYVACERRDGLQHLRVLRFSGDGTETPNSVEIAFPEPVYSAHPHQNRIFDTTTYRYAYQSLVTPSSVYEYDVTTGESKLLKQLEIPGGFDRTLYASERVFASAADGVTVPVSLVYRKDKFERGKNPLYVYGYGSYGYSLPIGFNGNRLSLLDRGFVMAYAHIRGGGDLGKPWHDAGRLMQKRNTFTDFIAAAEYLLANGYGEPGRVAMEGGSAGGLLMGAVANIRPDLFRAVISHVPFVDVMNTMLDASLPLTVPEYEEWGNPNEKAAFDYMLSYSPYDNLEAKAYPAMLVKTSLYDSQVMYWEPAKYVAKLRTLKTDDNSLLLHTNMTAGHGGASGRYDYLKEIAMDYAFLLKQLNVA